One Desulfovibrio gilichinskyi genomic window, TTTTCTTTGCTACAAATCAGGTCGGCACAATTTTCATGGTTGCGGATGAAAGGGGTAATGAGGTAAAGCGAATTATAAATGATTCGTTTGGAAATATATTGCTCGATAGCTGTGTCAGTCTGGATATATGTCTGGGGTTTGCCGCAGGTCTGACAGATAAAGACACCGGACTTGTACACCTTGGATATCGTGAATACGATCCCGCAATCGGCAGATTCATAACTCCCGACCCGCTAGGATTTGCGGGTGGTGACGTAGATGTTTACGGGTACTGTCTCGATGATCCTATTAATTTTCATGACCGGACAGGGCTTGCGGGGAAGAGTGAGGAGAAAGAGGAAGGAAAAAATCTTGATTATCCCAGAAATTACGATAGTCGAGATGACAATACTCATAAATCTTATGTAAGTGGCAAAGTTGGAAAAAAAGAAGTTAATAAGAAAACAAGCTTTGCGAAAAAAAATAATAAAGATGGCAAGATAGATAGCAATAACAAAGTAAAATCTAGAAATGGGAAAGCATATAGCATTGGAATTGGAATGGATGCAGCTGGATTTGGCTTTGAAGCCGGTGCGGGTGGCGAAATTGTTTACCGTGATCCAAAGCATGCAGCATTTTTGGTAAATGGAAAAATTGGAGCTTCAAATGGTTATAGTGCTGAAATAAATCTTTCAGCAGCCGAACACGATGCGGAGTCAATTAAAGCGTTAGAAGGAAGCAGTAATTATGTTTCAGGCGGAATAATTGTTCCAGGAAGCCTCTTTTCTGTGGGGCACACAAAAAGTTCTAGCCAAACAAGCCACTCCTCTTCAATTAATTTGGGAGTTGGGAAAAAAATTAATGAATATGTAGTACCTCAGACAAGTACAGGTAAATCTTATTCAAAAACTATTTTTGAATAAGATCCTCCTATCGATGATTACGCAGATTATATTGATAAAAAGGTAGATGAACATTTAAAAGAAAAAAAGAAAAAGCTTAAAACTTATCCTCGACATAAAGTTGAGTGGTAATTTCTAGGGATAAATTGAGCCTAAAGTACACACTAATTTCATTCAACAATAATGAGAAGATATGTTTCAGATAAAATTATTCCAAAATTTGACAGTTTTTTTAGGGATGATCTGGACACTTTGTTCAATCATAGGATTAGTAACTAAAGTATATTTACCAATATTGTTCTTTCCCTTTTATGTATTGTTTTTTTACTTTGGATTTAAAACTAACAATCTCTTAACATCTATTAACAACGATGGAATAGTAATCTCTTTTTCTTTTTTTAATAAAAAAATATTATATCAAAATATTGTCAAGTATAATGAGTCATACCTTACAGACTCTTTTTGTCCTAATGGCATAAAATCTTTTTCTATATATTTAACGGGTAAAAAGAAATACATAGTTAACTATAAATACTCATCTAATGCTTACGAAGTTATAACTAGAAATATTAGACGAGCAAACGAAGAGACCAAAGAATAATTTATTAATAGCCCCGACCCCGGCCGGGGCTATTAATTATCTATCACTCCTGTTCTGAGATATTTCGCAGGCGGCAATGTGGATGTTTACGGATATTGTCTCGATGACCCCAGAATATGGGGCACAGCAGCCGACAGTTATTGCGAGTTCAACTTTGGCTGCTCCGATCGGCGGCGAAGAAATTGGTGCGGCAGGTTCCGTTGTAGCTGGAAGAGCTGCTCCGTATTTAGAGAAAGCAGTGCGAAATAGTCGAAATGTGATTAACCGTGCAAATGATGTTGTTAAAAATATTGGACGTAAAGTTGATATAAAAATTAAAAATAGTCCTACAGGTATTAAATATGGCTTAGATGCAAACGAAGTCGTTGATGGGGCCACAGGGTTAGTAGATGGCTTACCTCCTTCTGTTGGAACTGGAGGAAAAGTGGCCGCTGTAAAATGGTTGGCAGAAACATTAATTGAAAATATTGACAAAAAAAATTAAACGTAAAAAATGACACAAAATAAAAAAATTAAAAGCAAAAATAAATTTGCTTCATTAATTGAAAGGCTGTTTATTATTTTATTCGGTGCTGGAATTATGATGGCAGCAAATCCGCTTGATCCAAACTGGCATACAAGCTTTAAAGGATTTTCTTTAAATATTTTTGCTCGATGGGGTGTTGCTTTTATAGGATTTATTTTTATTTTTTATAGTTTTTTTCTTTATCAGATAGTAAAAAAAAGATCCGCAAAACAAGCCCCGTGGATTTGTCCAATGTGTCAAACAGTGTATTTAAGTGGTCCTCTACAAAATGGGAAGATTTGCTCGAAGTGCAACTTCAAATTAGAACAGTTAAAAGGCTTTTACGAGCGACATCCTGAAATGAAAGATACCAAAGAAGAATGGTCTGACACTAACCCAGACTAATTTTTAAGGACGAAGATAACATTCACGGCCCCGCATCAAAAATGTGCGGGGCCTACTATTTTCTATCATAATTCCCATCCTGCTCGGCTTCGCTGGTGGCGATATGGATGTTTACGGATATTGTCTCGATGACCAGATTAATTTTCATGACCGGACAGGGCTTGCGGGGAAGAGTGAGGAATCGAAGAACGGTACTCTTACCAAAATCTATAAAGGAGTTAAAAAAGCCGCTTCAAAAGGATCAAAAACTGCGGCTGAAGCAGTTTCTAAAGCAGGTAAGGCTATTGTTGATGACCCCAGAATATGGGGCACAGCAGCCGGCAGTTATTGCGAGTTCAACTTTGGCTGCTCCGATCGTCGGCGAAGAAATTGGTGCGGCAGGTTCCGTTGTAGCTGGAAGAGCTGCTCCGTATTTAGAGAAAGCAGTGCGAAATAGTCGAAATGTGATTAACCGTGCAAATGATGTTGTTAAAAATGCTCGCAATAAGGCTGATATTCGCATACGAAACAGCAAAAATGGAAGTAAATACGAAATCGGACTTGATGATATTCTTGAGGCACCTACCGCGTTCATTGATAGCATTCCTCCCTCAATTGGTAAAATTAGTGGACCATTGACAGCTATATTAGGTACTGGGCAAGTTATTGATAATGTGAAACAATTATATAAGGAAGCTAAGGGCAAAATTAGTGACCAAAAAAATAAATAGAAAAAAAGCTAAATTATCTTTGGGAAGATTGCTCATAATTGCTTATGCTCTAACGATGATTTTGGGGGCATGGCCTACAAAAGTTCCTTACTACATTAAAGGCCATGAAGTTGGTCGACTTGGTCGGTGGGCATTAGTTATATTTGGCTTATTTATTTTGGGTTGTGACATTTTCTATAACTCCTCTAAGAAAAGGAAAATGTTTACTAAGCAAGAGAAGTCAATTTGTCCTATGTGTGAGAAGGTTTTTATGCTTGGACAAGCTCCAAGAGACCAAAATTGCCCTAAGTGTCTTTGTCCGTTAGAATCGCTGAAAGGCTTCTATGAGCGTCATCCCAAAAGGAAAGATACCAAAGAAGAATGGTCTGATGAATCACCTGACTAATATCTGATACTTATAGACCAAGCCCCGCACCTAAAAAGTGCGGGGCTTTACTATATCTTCATACACTGCAGTTACCGCGAATACGATCCCGCCATCGGAAGATTCATAACTCCCGACCAGATAAGGTTTGCAGGCGGCGATATGGATGTTTACGGATATTGTCTCGATGACCAGATTAATTTTTATGTTTGTACGAGGGCTTTTTAACACCTATTATATCAAGCTCGCCTAATACCCCAATAAAGTCCCGACCTGATAAATCAGAACAGATAATGTGTACCCGAGCCCAAGCGACCCGAAAACTGAGAAAAGTCCCCATTTCCAGTTAGTTTCTCTGATAATGACAGCAACCGTAACCATACACGGCACATATACCATCATAAAAATAAACACCGACCAGATTACAGCCGGAGTCCATGCCGGATCAGTTGCAATCTTCTGGCTCAAGGTGACAGCGTTATCAGGATCTTCGTACCCCATCGAATATGCGGTGGACATGGTTGAAACAAAAACTTCTTTTGCGGCAAATGCTCCGATAAACGATATGTTTGCCTGCCACGGGAAGCCAGCAAGATTCGTTACCGGAGAAATAAAATCGCTCATGCGCCCGGCATATGAAGTTTTAAGGGTTTCCTCGCCTTCTGTAGAATTAATATGACCTAACATTTCATCAAGCCTAGCCATCTTCTGCTCACCGGAACCATCCCAATATTGACTTTGAGAAGTTGCCTCTGTGCGCAGTGCATCGTACGCTTGAGCTCTTTCAGCCGGAAGCTGAGGAAAAGTCATCAGTGCCCACATCAGAATTGAAATAGCGAGAATTACCGTTCCGGCTTTCTTGATATACTGCCAGACTCTATCCCATGTATGAATAGCAACACCGTGGAGAGTCGGTATTCTGTAAGGCGGAAGTTCCATTACGAATGGAGTGGATTCTCCTTTAAGAGCAGTCCAGCGTAAAAGCCTGCCCACGCAAAGAGCAAGTCCCCATGAAATAAGTACTAAAAAGAACATTACCGAAGTTGCGGATTCAGGATAAAATGCGCCGACGAGCATAATGTATGCTGTTGCTTTAGCACCGCAGATCATAAAAGGGGCAGTTAAAATTGTGGCTATTCGCTCTTTAGGGCTGCGTAAGGTCCGACAGGTCATAACGCCCGGAACTGCGCAGCCTCCCGGCAACCCGCCCGCCATAATAAAAGGCATAATGGACATTCCGTGCAGCCCGAACATGCGGAAAACTCTATCAACCATATAGGCGACACGGGCCATATATCCAAGATCTTCAAGAAAAACGAGCATGGCGAACATGATTAGGATAAGCGGAGTGAAACCCATAACTGCGCCGACACCGTCAACAACTCCGGAAACAAGCATTGATTTTAAAAGTCCGTCAGGAAGTACCGCTGCAAGAGTTGACGCAATCCAGCTGAAACAGTCTTCAACCCAGCCTTGCGGGTATGCTCCAAAGGTAAATGTTACGTAAAACATTGCATACATAACACCAAACATGATGAGCGGCCCCATAAATCGATGGGTCAACACTTTATCTATCTTATCGGAAGAATCAAAACGGAGATTGTCTTCACGACTGATGACGTCCTGCTTGAGAATGGAATTGATAAATCCGTAACGATAATCAGCAAGTATAGCTTCAGGATAAGTGTTCAGAGTTTTGTGAACATGCTCCGAAACCCTTTTAACGATAGCTTCGAGCTGTTCATGAAGCGGACCGGCATCTCGTCCGTTTTTGATGACAATTTCATCTTCTTCAAGATATTTTACAGCCAGCCAATGCGGATCATAACGGTCAGTCATAAACTCGTTTTCTTTGATCAGCGCAGACATTTCGTCAATTGCAGGATCAAGATCATGACCGTATGAAATATTTACAGGAGTCCATTTACCTTTTGTTTTATCAGCAACCTCCTGCACCGCCGCCATTAATTCATCTTTACCGAGACCGCGACGGGCCACACATTCAATAACAGGAACACCCATCAACTTCGAAAGTTTTTGCGCGTCTATGCGGATTCCTTTTTTCTTAACCTCATCCATCATATTGAGGCCTAAAACGACAGGAACACCAATCTCCATAAACTGAACAGCTAGATAAAGACTTCTTTCCAAAGACGTTGCATCAAGCATGTTGATCACAACGTCAGGCTTTTCATCTACAATAACATTTCTGGCGACAACTTCTTCCATTGAATAAGAAGTTAAGGAATAGGTTCCAGGCAAATCCACGAGATGAATAGAAACACCGTCGTTGGTATAGTAACCTTCTGTCCGGTCAACAGTTATGCCCGGGTAGTTGCCAACCCTTGCTGTTGAGCCAGTCAAGGCATTGAACATTGTGCTTTTTCCGCAGTTCGGCTGGCCTGAAACAGCTACAAAAAATTTATCGCTCATCCCTTAATCCTCAACTTTAACGGTAATGAAATCAGCTTCATTATTGCGAAGTGTAAGAGTAAAACCTTTCATCCTGAGCGCGACAGGATCTTTAAGCGGAGCACGCCCCACAATTCTGAACTCAGTCCCGGGAATAAGTCCCATATCTCTTATTCTGCGCCCGAGTTCACCGCGTACATTTACTGCTACAACTACGCCCTTCTGATCTTTTGCCATTGACCGCAAAGATACTGACATAAAACTACCCTCTCACTATATATGATCTTGATTTTCATTTTCATCTAAATTAAATTCGCGCTTTTGTTTTGAAAAACTGTTTAGCCTTTGCACAGATTGAAAGTCAATCTCATGATGGAGATATTGACAAAATAATTTTA contains:
- a CDS encoding RHS repeat domain-containing protein, giving the protein FFATNQVGTIFMVADERGNEVKRIINDSFGNILLDSCVSLDICLGFAAGLTDKDTGLVHLGYREYDPAIGRFITPDPLGFAGGDVDVYGYCLDDPINFHDRTGLAGKSEEKEEGKNLDYPRNYDSRDDNTHKSYVSGKVGKKEVNKKTSFAKKNNKDGKIDSNNKVKSRNGKAYSIGIGMDAAGFGFEAGAGGEIVYRDPKHAAFLVNGKIGASNGYSAEINLSAAEHDAESIKALEGSSNYVSGGIIVPGSLFSVGHTKSSSQTSHSSSINLGVGKKINEYVVPQTSTGKSYSKTIFE
- a CDS encoding RHS repeat-associated core domain-containing protein, producing MHCSYREYDPAIGRFITPDQIRFAGGDMDVYGYCLDDQINFYVCTRAF
- the feoB gene encoding ferrous iron transport protein B, giving the protein MSDKFFVAVSGQPNCGKSTMFNALTGSTARVGNYPGITVDRTEGYYTNDGVSIHLVDLPGTYSLTSYSMEEVVARNVIVDEKPDVVINMLDATSLERSLYLAVQFMEIGVPVVLGLNMMDEVKKKGIRIDAQKLSKLMGVPVIECVARRGLGKDELMAAVQEVADKTKGKWTPVNISYGHDLDPAIDEMSALIKENEFMTDRYDPHWLAVKYLEEDEIVIKNGRDAGPLHEQLEAIVKRVSEHVHKTLNTYPEAILADYRYGFINSILKQDVISREDNLRFDSSDKIDKVLTHRFMGPLIMFGVMYAMFYVTFTFGAYPQGWVEDCFSWIASTLAAVLPDGLLKSMLVSGVVDGVGAVMGFTPLILIMFAMLVFLEDLGYMARVAYMVDRVFRMFGLHGMSIMPFIMAGGLPGGCAVPGVMTCRTLRSPKERIATILTAPFMICGAKATAYIMLVGAFYPESATSVMFFLVLISWGLALCVGRLLRWTALKGESTPFVMELPPYRIPTLHGVAIHTWDRVWQYIKKAGTVILAISILMWALMTFPQLPAERAQAYDALRTEATSQSQYWDGSGEQKMARLDEMLGHINSTEGEETLKTSYAGRMSDFISPVTNLAGFPWQANISFIGAFAAKEVFVSTMSTAYSMGYEDPDNAVTLSQKIATDPAWTPAVIWSVFIFMMVYVPCMVTVAVIIRETNWKWGLFSVFGSLGLGYTLSVLIYQVGTLLGY
- a CDS encoding FeoA family protein, which gives rise to MSVSLRSMAKDQKGVVVAVNVRGELGRRIRDMGLIPGTEFRIVGRAPLKDPVALRMKGFTLTLRNNEADFITVKVED